The Nicotiana tabacum cultivar K326 unplaced genomic scaffold, ASM71507v2 Un00271, whole genome shotgun sequence genome includes a region encoding these proteins:
- the LOC107773577 gene encoding uncharacterized protein LOC107773577, with the protein MKNAIRCCIACILPCGALDVIRIVHTNGKVEEISGNHVKAAEIMKHHPKHVLKKPSSSSSSSSSSSSSSDEGSICPKIVIVPPDAELQRGKIYFLMPMPPSSSSSSSSAPKKSKNRSRTPTRKKKMRSSSSEDRENGYNANLLVSDQYLSDILLEKVSTQRDRRRGRVGVWRPHLESIYETPSES; encoded by the coding sequence ATGAAAAACGCCATTAGATGTTGTATAGCTTGTATTCTACCTTGTGGGGCACTTGATGTAATTCGAATAGTTCATACAAATGGTAAAGTTGAAGAAATAAGTGGAAATCATGTAAAAGCAGCTGAAATCATGAAACATCATCCAAAACATGTTTTAAAAAaaccatcttcatcttcttcttcttcttcttcgtcttcttcttcttcagatgAAGGATCAATCTGTCCGAAAATTGTCATCGTCCCTCCTGATGCTGAGCTTCAACGTGGGAAGATCTATTTCCTCATGCCAATgccaccttcttcttcttcttcttcgtcatcTGCACCCAAGAAATCGAAGAATCGGTCTCGGACACCGACGAGGAAGAAAAAGATGAGGTCATCTTCGTCAGAAGATCGCGAAAATGGATACAATGCTAACTTACTAGTTTCTGATCAGTACTTGAGTGATATTTTATTGGAGAAGGTGTCAACACAAAGAGATCGAAGGAGAGGAAGAGTTGGAGTATGGAGACCTCATCTAGAAAGCATTTATGAGACTCCAAGTGAATCATGA